In one window of Solanum pennellii chromosome 2, SPENNV200 DNA:
- the LOC107010627 gene encoding LOW QUALITY PROTEIN: polygalacturonase QRT3 (The sequence of the model RefSeq protein was modified relative to this genomic sequence to represent the inferred CDS: inserted 1 base in 1 codon), whose protein sequence is MSLSISSLIGIXTFNSSKEMMKPFFCLAFFIFLLNYFVVKEANGSLRELKLYEFKKGLEDKHFQYSSSFIYSSPPSTPPQPSIPTSHSKKSEGGVIYPIGYGADPRGTSDSSEAIKEAIDDALKLQNNGFVLLPGISDLGGLIIDLQGGNYKINNPIVFPPGIGNIVVKGGTLRASDTFPDDRHLIELWSQDSPKPIKDYNNISHHHSNIFDRRDQTIAIRYEGITLHDILFDSGYRGGGLYIVDSARIRVTSCFFVHFNTEGVLVLRGHETFISNTFMGQHPTVGGDRGERDFSGIAIDLASNDNAITDVTIFSSAIGIVLRGEANIVTGVHCYNKATYFGGVGILVKASQNRIDNCYLDYNSIVIEDPFLVHISNGYFLGEGNIVLKAINGRIFGLNVINNMFSGNPTKMTPMLSLDGEFNDIDQVVIDQNNVNGMSLKSTSGKLSVGGNGTKWIADFSSILVFPNKINHVQYSFYCRGGVVGFPVHAITNVSSNVVVIESEKVVDGVVSVSVDQHNIVGEKNFFM, encoded by the exons ATGTCACTCtctatttcttctttaattGGAA CTACATTTAATTCTTCCAAGGAAATGATGAAGCCATTTTTTTGTTTAGCATTCTTCATTTTTctacttaattattttgttgtaaAAGAGGCAAATGGTTCTCTTAGAGAGTTAAAGctttatgaatttaaaaaagGACTTGAAGACAAACATTTCCAATATTCTTCCTCTTTTATCTATTCATCACCACCTTCAACTCCTCCACAACCTTCTATCCCCACCTCCCATTCCAAAAAG AGTGAAGGAGGTGTTATATATCCAATAGGGTATGGTGCAGATCCAAGAGGAACAAGTGATAGTAGTGAAGCTATAAAAGAGGCTATTGATGATGCATTGAAATTGCAAAATAATGGATTTGTATTGCTTCCTGGTATTAGTGATCTTGGTGGTCTCATTATTGATTTACAAGGTGGAAATTATAAAATCAACAATCCTATTGTATTTCCTCCTGGCATTGGCAATATTGTG GTAAAAGGGGGAACACTAAGAGCATCCGATACATTTCCAGATGATAGACATCTAATTGAACTGTGGTCACAAGACTCTCCCAAGCCCATCAAAGACTACAACAACATTTCCCATCACCATAGTAACATTTTCGATCGACGTGACCAAACCATCGCGATTCGTTATGAGGGCATTACGCTCCATGACATCCTCTTCGACTCAGGTTATCGAGGAGGAGGTCTATATATCGTTGACTCAGCTAGAATTCGCGTAACAAGTTGCTTCTTCGTTCACTTCAACACGGAAGGAGTCCTCGTCCTGAGGGGCCACGAGACCTTCATATCGAACACGTTCATGGGACAACATCCAACCGTTGGCGGAGATAGAGGTGAGAGAGATTTCTCAGGCATAGCAATTGATCTTGCTAGCAATGACAATGCAATTACTGATGTTACAATTTTTTCATCAGCAATTGGAATTGTACTTAGAGGTGAGGCTAATATTGTCACAGGGGTACATTGTTATAACAAGGCAACATATTTTGGTGGAGTTGGTATTTTAGTTAAAGCATCACAAAATAGGATAGATAATTGTTACCTTGACTATAACTCTATAGTCATTGAGGACCCTTTCTTAGTTCACATCTCAAATGGATATTTTCTTGGAGAGGGAAACATTGTTTTGAAAGCGATTAACGGTCGAATTTTCGGGCTAAATGTGATTAACAACATGTTTAGTGGTAACCCTACAAAAATGACACCAATGTTGAGTTTGGATGGAGAGTTTAATGATATTGATCAAGTTGTTATTGATCAAAATAATGTGAATGGGATGAGTTTGAAGTCTACTAGTGGAAAACTAAGTGTTGGTGGAAATGGGACAAAGTGGATAGCTGATTTTTCATCAATTCTTGTGTTTCCAAATAAGATAAATCATGtacaatattcattttattgtaGAGGAGGGGTTGTTGGATTTCCAGTACATGCTATAACAAATGTATCAAgtaatgttgttgttattgagAGTGAAAAAGTAGTTGATGGTGTGGTGTCAGTTTCTGTTGATCAACATAATATTGTGGGTGAAAAGAATTTTTTCATGTGA